A region of the Stieleria neptunia genome:
CCAGCACGCAGAACACGATGGCCGGGCTGCAACTCGGACTCGACCTGCTCTACCCGGTCACACAGCATGTCTACACCGACGTGCGACTGCGGGGTGGCGTTTACTACAACTTTGCCGACTCCGACGTGCGGCTCCGCAACCAAGGCGTCACGGTGCTCAGCAATAGTCGCGACGACGACGACTTCTCGGGCGTGTTTGACATCGGGCTGGGGCTTCGCTACCAGTTGGGAGAGATGCTGTCGATCCGCGGCGGCGGAGAATTGCTCTACATCACCAACACCGCCTTGGTGCCCGGCCAAGTCAAAGCGAACGTCACCAACGCACTGGGAACCCGCATCGACATGAACGACGGCCTGCTGTTCTACGGCGGATCCTTCGGCGTCGAACTGCGGTTCTAAACAACGCAGGGAAAATAAGTCGGATAGGCTTCCAGCTTCGATCAACGATTCACCCAGTAGCCGCCCGGTTCTCTCCACTTCGAGCAACATTCGAAATCGGGGGGGGATCTCGCGGCTATTTTTTTTGCTTCCCCGCGACTTTTTTCTGCAGCCAGTTCTGCACGCTCTGCTTGGATTCCTTTTGCTCTTCTGGCTCGGACGACAAGGCGACGTCGGCGGCCAATTTCTCCGGCTTGATCTCGCGTGCTTCGCCTCGCCCGATATCCCGCAAACATCGTGGGCAGGTGCGGGGCGGTTGGCTGATTCGGATCCCGCACGAGGGACAGTAATACTGAACCTCCTGGCGGACCGCCGCTTCAAACAGGCCGCCGACGTCACTGGCGGGGAACCACGCCGAGTCGTTCTTGCGCAAACGTGTCTCGGGTTTGATTTCACCCTTGCGGACCATCGACAATAATTCGCTCGGACGCAACGGTCCCACTTCCGTCTGAACGTTGCCTTCCATTCGCTGTAAAAACCAAGCCGTCACGGTTCGATTCGCTCCCTTGAAAGTCCCAGTTCGCTGTGCCGTTTAAAAGCACTGTGCCGTTTAAAAGCACTGTGCCGATCAAAAGCACATCGCCAGCGTCGTCTCTTGACTGATGTTCCAGTTTAGCAGAATCACGCGGCAGGCAGCAAAAAACGCAAGGCCTTGCGTTTTCGCTGCGTTTGGCGAGATAATGACACGCCGAATTTCTCGCCCTGCACCAACCGGTCGCCCATGCGCTGTCCATTTTGCCACCTCGACGAAGACCGTGTCCTGGACACCAGGACCGCCGAAGGCGGTTACATGATTCGCCGAAAACGGGTCTGCACCAATTGTAACCGTCGATTCGGGACGGTCGAAAAAATCGAGCAGTTGACGTTGCGCGTCGTCAAACGCGACCAAACCCGGGAACCCCTCGAACGCGAGAAAATCCGCCGCGGCATCGAACGGGCTTGCTCCAAACGCTCCGTCCCGAGCGACAAAATCGAACAGGTCGTGCAGAGCATCGAGACGCACATCTACCAAGAATACGAGACAGAGATCCCGGCCAAGGAGGTCGGCGAGATCGTCATGGCACACTTGGCGCGACTGGACGAAGTGGCCTACATCCGATTTGCTAGCGTCTATCAGGAGTTCCATTCGGCCGACGACTTCATCAACGAAGTCACCCGGCTGACGAAGCGACCGATCCGGAGCTGAGGCACAGGCGGGACGAGTGCAAGAGGTGTGGGATAGGCTTCCAGCCTGTCGGCGCGAAGAGACAGGCTGGAAGCCTCTCCCACAATGACCGGACTAGCGTTTGGAACGAGACTGCATCCACCAAGCGTACTCGTTGACGGTGATCGTGCCGTCTCGATCGGCATCGGCATCGGCGGGACTCATCAGCATCTTCTTCCATTCGCTGGCGACCAGCTTCTTGTCCCCGTTGGCATCGTAACGGCCGATGATCCGCTCGGCGTAACTGACCATTTTTTCATCGGGCGTCCCTACCGGGCCGCTGCTGGCGGAGGCGCTCTCGGGTGCGGAAGAGGTGGAGGCCATGGTGGTGGCCGTGGGCGCGCTGGCCCCCCGTTCGACCGCCTGGATGGCTTCCTCGGCGGTGATCACGCCATCGCGATTGAGATCCGATTGGAAGAACTCATTGACGGCATTGTCGTCCCATTTGCTGGCGAATTCGGCCATTTCGACCTGTCCATCCTGATTGGCATCCTTGTCGGTGAAGAACCCCGGCAGACCTTCGGGTTGCCGTTTTTCGCCGCTAACTCGGTAGGATTTCCGCCCGCCGTAGACGTCCGGCGGTTCGACATCGCCGCTGCGGTCACTCTCGCGGCGCCGGTTTCGATCGTCGTCACGTGCTTGTTCGGACGACTGACGGCGACGGGCG
Encoded here:
- a CDS encoding GYF domain-containing protein, with product MTAWFLQRMEGNVQTEVGPLRPSELLSMVRKGEIKPETRLRKNDSAWFPASDVGGLFEAAVRQEVQYYCPSCGIRISQPPRTCPRCLRDIGRGEAREIKPEKLAADVALSSEPEEQKESKQSVQNWLQKKVAGKQKK
- the nrdR gene encoding transcriptional regulator NrdR; the protein is MRCPFCHLDEDRVLDTRTAEGGYMIRRKRVCTNCNRRFGTVEKIEQLTLRVVKRDQTREPLEREKIRRGIERACSKRSVPSDKIEQVVQSIETHIYQEYETEIPAKEVGEIVMAHLARLDEVAYIRFASVYQEFHSADDFINEVTRLTKRPIRS